The following proteins come from a genomic window of Megalobrama amblycephala isolate DHTTF-2021 linkage group LG1, ASM1881202v1, whole genome shotgun sequence:
- the cant1a gene encoding soluble calcium-activated nucleotidase 1, translating to MPVSPGYARLNHNEPMNSLRISVGGLPMLASMTNTIDSRFRIKWKAIVVVASALTLVLLIYMQLLPFHPQPSGRYGLRLNHHEMRAEDHYNDTYPLSPPERTAQGTRYRIGVIADLDTNSLSDKKLTWFSYMLKGHLLVSESGDTVAVEWDQERVVLESHLAEKGRGMELSELVVFNGKLYSVDDRTGVVYNIEGLKAVPWVILPDGDGSVSKGFKAEWLAVKDEHLYVGGLGKEWTTTSGEVLNDNPEWVKVVGFHGDVQHHNWVPKYNSLRSAAGISPPGYLIHESAAWSDTLQHWFFLPRRASSERYDETADERRGTNIMLSCSPDFQDIKVRNVGPLNPTHGFSSFKFVPNTDDQIIVALKSEEDAGKIATYIVAFTLDGRILLAETKIGDVKYEGLEFI from the exons TGGCTTCCATGACCAACACCATAGACTCCCGCTTCCGCATCAAATGGAAAGCCATTGTGGTGGTAGCATCAGCGCTAACCCTCGTCCTCCTCATCTACATGCAGCTTTTGCCCTTCCACCCCCAACCTAGTGGCAGATATGGATTGAGGTTAAACCATCATGAGATGAGAGCGGAGGACCACTACAATGACACATACCCCCTCAGTCCACCAGAGCGCACGGCACAGGGCACGCGCTACCGTATAGGGGTCATCGCTGACCTGGACACAAACTCTCTTAGTGACAAGAAGCTGACCTGGTTCAGCTACATGCTAAAGGGTCACCTCCTGGTGTCAGAGAGTGGAGATACAGTGGCGGTCGAATGGGATCAGGAAAGGGTGGTCTTAGAAAGCCACCTGGCAGAGAAGGGTCGGGGCATGGAGCTCTCTGAATTAGTGGTGTTTAATGGCAAACTGTACAGTGTGGATGATCGTACAGGAGTAGTGTATAACATAGAAGGACTTAAGGCAGTGCCCTGGGTTATACTGCCAGATGGGGATGGCTCTGTTTCAAAAG GTTTTAAGGCAGAGTGGCTTGCAGTGAAGGATGAACATCTATATGTGGGGGGTTTGGGAAAGGAGTGGACCACCACCAGTGGAGAAGTGCTGAATGACAATCCTGAGTGGGTGAAAGTGGTGGGATTCCATGGAGATGTACAGCACCACAACTGGGTTCCCAAGTACAACTCTCTCCGCAGCGCTGCAGGCATCAGTCCACCCG GGTACCTCATACATGAGTCTGCAGCTTGGAGCGACACATTGCAACACTGGTTCTTCCTGCCGCGACGTGCTAGCAGCGAGCGGTACGATGAGACAGCAGATGAGCGGCGGGGCACCAATATAATGCTCAGCTGCTCCCCAGACTTCCAGGACATTAAAGTGAGAAACGTTGGGCCCCTGAACCCTACACATGGCTTTTCGTCTTTCAAGTTTGTCCCCAACACAGATGACCAGATTATTGTTGCCCTGAAGTCTGAGGAGGATGCTGGGAAAATTGCCACTTACATTGTGGCATTCACTTTGGACGGCCGAATATTGCTTGCTGAAACTAAGATTGGGGATGTGAAGTATGAAGGACTTGAATTCATTTAG